The genomic window CTAGGATAGCAATAATTTCGTTGGAGTCTAAGTATGTCACAGGAACACTCTGACCTACACTAAGTTTGTGTTGACCTGTATCCCAGGATTCTGCTAAACTATGCATATGAATATGACCCCCTTTTATGGTGGTTGAAAAATACGCTATTCTTAAACTTAAAACTTTGGGCGCAGAACTTGGTAGGTACTTGCTTGTTGGTTTGAGTTGCAGGGTAGCTTTGTTTAATTAATGGAGAGCATTTTCCTTCAACGGAATGCTCTCTATTATTTTAATTATTAATTTATCTTATATTTTTTAATTTGGCAATCATACTAAAAAAACTTTTAGCTCTTTAGATGCTGCAAGGCTTCCACAGCAGATTTAATTAGAACGTAGCCCCGAACCAGCATATATATTACAGCGTAATATGACAAAGCCTATCTTATTTTTTGCTCTTTGAGCGCTTCAGCCTCCGCTCTAGCTTGCGTTAATAGGTTAAGTAGGTGCTGATTTTGCTTCTCCAAATTTCTGTTTGTTGCTCTTAATTCTTCTAGTCCTAGTGCCTGACCGTAAGCGTCTTCAAGCTCCCTTTTCAGCTTTTGATTTTCAGCCCGTAGCTCTTTGCTCTGCTTTCTCAGTTCAGTTATTAAAGTGGTTTTGGATGCGTCAGATGCTCTCAGTTCCTCTGGTAACTGCTTCTTAGGCGCTTGCTGCTCTCTCAAAGCCTCAATTCTACTCCTCAACTCAGGCTGCCTGTAAAGCCAGGCGCGGGTAACATTAGCAGCAACAGCAACCGCCTCGAAGTTAATGGGCTGCCTTAAGCGCAATAGCTTTTTGATAGCTTCCTCGGTTTTCGCAAATGCTTCCTGCCTTTTCTTCTGTGCTGCTGCCTTAATCCCTTTAGTATTGCGTTCCCAACCAAGCTTTACATCTTCCTTAACCATCAGTTGTACCTTCCAAAGAAGTGATGATATTGCGTAAATTTATAGCAATCTTCTCATTCATCTCAACTTGACGCTGCCAACCGTTAGCTTTTGCTTTGTCAATAATCTTTTCGGTCTGCTCAAGCTGCTGAGAGTGTTCGCGCAAAAACTCAACAGTAGTGCGAAAGTGGTTACAGCTAAGACAAGCATTTGCGTGAGGACAACCTTGAGAGATAGTCGGTAAGGCACATGAACCATTAGGTAATGACTGAGCCTGGATATTCCGCTTAAACCACTCCAAATCGGCAGTTTCTATCTCTACATTTGATTCAACTACCTGACCAGCAACGTTGACCACTTTGCCATGAAACTTGGCTACCTCCTCTTTCATAGTCTGGTCAAATATATGAGCGTAAACTGCTGTCATCTGAGGCGACTCATGCCCTAGGTATCTTTGAACAATATGCTGCGGCACACCGCTATTAATCATTCTTGTCCCTACAGAGTGGCGGAACTGGTGTGCTTGAAAGTGCCATAACGAGCCTGTAACATCACAGATATTGTACCGCTCTGCTAATTTGTTGAGGTATCTTGAAAAAGTGTAAGCAGCCATATTCTTGGGAGATGCTGTAAATCCTCCCTTGCATCCACCCCCCTCATTGGCACAAAACAAATAAACAAATTTTTCTATACTTAGCGCATTTGTGATGTAGCGCTGCTGTTCTTGAATTACTCTTACCAATTCTCTTGAAATCGGAATAGTGATCTCCTTCTTCATTTTGAACTGGTAGTAGCGCAAGAACCAGTCGCCGGACTTATCTTGCAACAAGCAATTGGATTCCAAAAAAAGCAGTTCAGAGATCCGCATCCCACACTCCGTCAAAACCATAACCATTCGCATTACTGGCTCTGGCAAATCTGATAAATGCTCATTTAGTTGCCGCATTACATCTTCAGGGATGAATCGCGGCACAGAAGACAGTCTTTTTGGGAAATCCTCACTCCGAATTAAATACCTTCGGAAGCTAACCCATTCATTCTGAATGCAAGTCTCAAAAAAGCTTCTCATAGAGCCAATAGTATGGCATCTGGTATTAGCGGACAGGTTTTGTCCTGCAATGTACAGCAAAAAATCAGCAATAGTTGAGCGGTCAATATCTGCTGGCTCTATGGTGGGATAATTTATTGCCAAAAATACCGAGAAGCGTTTTAAGGCAAGCACTTTCTCGCTGCCCGATGAAAAGCTAAGAGTAGCTAAGGTATATCGAATGTATTGCTTTGCAGCTTTAAGCAGCCAGGGCTGTTCAATACCTACAAAATTCACCTTGTACTGTTGGCGACCTATCCTAGCCTTCAGTCCTAAATTCCGACAATCCCATATGTCCTTTTCGTATTCCGCTTCTGGATTGAGTATCGGGACAAACTTATCGGTGTTATGCGTAAAGTGTCTTCCACACACTCTACAAAGATAAATTTGATGCCCCTTTGGACTCTTTCTTCTTTTGACGAACCTCCAACCGCCGCACCAACTACAGACTAAGGTAGGTGTAGTGATTGGGGAGTCATCTACAGGAAGTAATTCAAAGTTTGGTTCCATCATTTAAGCGCTCTTCTAAATAGCTCTGATAGGCTTCTTTCAGGTCGTTTAAGGTCAAATGTGTATAGGTATCAATAGTGGTTTGGATACTAGCGTGTCCTAAACGTTTCTGGACGTAGGACATCTCCATGCCGCTACGAATGAGTTCTGTCGCGTGAGTATGTCTAAACATATGGGGCGAGGCTTCAATTCCCACATCCCTAGACAAGCGCCGAAATAGGGCTTGAATAGTTGAGTAGTTAAGTGGGTAGCCTATCTTGCCTTCCCAGATATTGATAAACAGATAGTCTGAGTCAATATCTTCTGGGTACTCAAGGGTGATGTACTCCGAGTAAAGGCTCATTAGCTGCTTAGAGACATGAATTGTATAGGTTTCTCTTGTCTTTGCTCTAGCGCTATTAGCATTGTCGTCTCTAGGTACAATTTGAATTTCGTTGTCCCAAGAACGAATGTCCTCATGTCTCAAACCTAAAGCCTGCCCAATTCGCATTCCGGTTTCATGCAGCAGGCAAACAAGAAACTTATCTCGAATGCGCTTACACGCTTGAGTTAGCTGCTCAGTTTGCTCAAGCGTGTAAGTTTTGGGTAACTTCTTAGGTTGCTTGAGCTTTAAAAGTCTCGTGCGTGTCTCTTTACCTTTATTGATGTGGTGGAGAAATGACTTGTATTTCTTCCCTAGTTGGAACTGATTTTTGTAGGCATCTATCCCCTCTGTATTGCCTATTCGCTCGTGATAGTCGTAGAAACTACAAACAACTGAAAGCATCGTGTTTATTGTACTTTCTAGCCGTCTTGACTCCTGCTCATGAATGAAAATTACTCTCGGATCTGGTCTTCGCAGCCAGGAAATAAAGTCTGCTAGATTCTCTAAGTTAACTTCAGTCCAATCCAGTTCAGAATCTCGCAAGAACTCCCAGTAAAGCTTGAGGTGATTGGCGTAAGAGTGAATGGTGTTTGGCGATCTCTGTAGCGATTCCAAATACTTTAAGTAAGACTTGATTGGCTCAACAAAGCGATTGTTATCATCCAAAACTACCCAAGTTACCTTTTCACTGTTAGGCAGCCTAATTCTTTGTACCTTCACAATTAATATAAATAACAATATATTTAGTATACATTGTTTACGTTAAATAAAAGTAGTGTTTTATGTGTAAATAAAGAAATAAATTTGTTGTTGTTGTATTCTTTAAATACTTAGAATACGGATAGCCTACGGCTATGTTTTACGCACATGAGGCTGATTTATCCCCATTCCAAACGCCGAAGTACAAACAACGAAAGGTATTTTGCTACTTAGCCAATTATTTTCAATCTCTCTACGTTCTTCAGGACTTAAACCAGCATGATAAGCGGCGGTTTTATAACCTAAATTACTCAACCATTCGACTAATTTTTCGCTATCTCGGCGGGTTCGTACATAAATTAAGCCTGTTTCCTCTGGTTTAGCTTTAATAACGTTCAATAGCTGTTGTTTGCGTCCTTTAGGAGTCCAAGCTATTTGTACTTTTAGGTGGAGATTTTGCCTGTAAGGATTTTGTTTAAAAGCTGCGGGTTGTTGGAGTTGTAAGACTTGGGTAATGGTTTTTTGCGCCTCAATATCGGCGGTGGCTGTAAAAGCTGCGATCGCAATTTTTGTTCCTTGAGGCTTACACTTTAATAATGCTGGTCGTACTGTCCCCAAACGCCTGTAAGTTGGTCTAAAAGTATCTCCCCACTGCACTAAACAATGTGCCTCATCAAGAATTATGCCGTTAATTTGTAACTGTGGATTGCATAGTTTCGACCATACTTTCGGACTAAGTAAAGTTTCGGGGGATAAGTAAAGTAATCTTAGCTGTTGCCTATCTAATAGTTGTAATGTTTGCCACTTTTGTTGGCTTGATAGTTCGCTGTGTAATAAAGCTGCGGGTAAATTGCGATCGCGTAATTCTTTAACCTGATTTTCCATTAATGCTACTAAGGGCGAAACTACTAGAGTTAATCCTGTTTGCATTAAAGCAGGAAGTTGAAAACAAATTGATTTGCCTCCGCCTGTAGGCATTATTATCAAAGCATCTTGTTGAGATATTAAACTACTAATAATTTCCTCTTGAGGCGCTCTAAAATCTTCATAACCCCAGATTTCTTTTAGGGCAGATTTGATAGAATTTATTGATGGGCTACTACTCATATTTGTAAGTTTAAAATTACTATTATTTCAACTATGCTTGTTATAATTAAAACGATTTTGCATTAACACTATAAGTAAATGAAGATTTACGAACTACATCACGAGCGCCGGAACGAAATTTTACTTAGCACTGATAAATCTAAATTAGATATAACAACAATTTATAATTTTCTCAAAACTTCTTATTGGGCTAAGGATGTACTAATATCGGTTGTAGAAAAATCCATAAATAATTCTTTATGTTTTGGGGTGTACGAGTTTGATAAGCAAATTGGTTTTGCTAGGGTAATTTCTGACTATGCAACCTTTGCTTATTTTTCCGATGTTTTTATTTTAGAAGCTTATAGAGGACAAGGTTTAGGAACGTGGCTCATAAAATCAATTTTATTATATTCAGAACTTCAAAATTTAAGAACTTGGTTATTATCGACAGCAGATGCTCATGAACTTTATCGTCAATTTGGGTTTGAAAACTTACCAGCACCCGAACGCATGATGGTTATTTCTGGTTCAAGTGCTTATAGATAGAAATCTCGATCAAATGCTGAGTATACAATAGAAAATACTACAGCAAAAGTAAGTGTTTATGTCCCAACTTTTAGAAAAATTAGGCAAATTAGAGGAAGAACAAAGAATTCTTATTCCTGGGATGAGGTGGCGACAGTATGAAGCCGTGCGTGCAATTTTGTATGATGTTCCAGGAGTAAGAACCGCTTATCTTGACGG from Synechocystis sp. PCC 7509 includes these protein-coding regions:
- a CDS encoding DUF6262 family protein, which gives rise to MVKEDVKLGWERNTKGIKAAAQKKRQEAFAKTEEAIKKLLRLRQPINFEAVAVAANVTRAWLYRQPELRSRIEALREQQAPKKQLPEELRASDASKTTLITELRKQSKELRAENQKLKRELEDAYGQALGLEELRATNRNLEKQNQHLLNLLTQARAEAEALKEQKIR
- a CDS encoding site-specific integrase; its protein translation is MMEPNFELLPVDDSPITTPTLVCSWCGGWRFVKRRKSPKGHQIYLCRVCGRHFTHNTDKFVPILNPEAEYEKDIWDCRNLGLKARIGRQQYKVNFVGIEQPWLLKAAKQYIRYTLATLSFSSGSEKVLALKRFSVFLAINYPTIEPADIDRSTIADFLLYIAGQNLSANTRCHTIGSMRSFFETCIQNEWVSFRRYLIRSEDFPKRLSSVPRFIPEDVMRQLNEHLSDLPEPVMRMVMVLTECGMRISELLFLESNCLLQDKSGDWFLRYYQFKMKKEITIPISRELVRVIQEQQRYITNALSIEKFVYLFCANEGGGCKGGFTASPKNMAAYTFSRYLNKLAERYNICDVTGSLWHFQAHQFRHSVGTRMINSGVPQHIVQRYLGHESPQMTAVYAHIFDQTMKEEVAKFHGKVVNVAGQVVESNVEIETADLEWFKRNIQAQSLPNGSCALPTISQGCPHANACLSCNHFRTTVEFLREHSQQLEQTEKIIDKAKANGWQRQVEMNEKIAINLRNIITSLEGTTDG
- a CDS encoding tyrosine-type recombinase/integrase; translated protein: MKVQRIRLPNSEKVTWVVLDDNNRFVEPIKSYLKYLESLQRSPNTIHSYANHLKLYWEFLRDSELDWTEVNLENLADFISWLRRPDPRVIFIHEQESRRLESTINTMLSVVCSFYDYHERIGNTEGIDAYKNQFQLGKKYKSFLHHINKGKETRTRLLKLKQPKKLPKTYTLEQTEQLTQACKRIRDKFLVCLLHETGMRIGQALGLRHEDIRSWDNEIQIVPRDDNANSARAKTRETYTIHVSKQLMSLYSEYITLEYPEDIDSDYLFINIWEGKIGYPLNYSTIQALFRRLSRDVGIEASPHMFRHTHATELIRSGMEMSYVQKRLGHASIQTTIDTYTHLTLNDLKEAYQSYLEERLNDGTKL
- a CDS encoding RecQ family ATP-dependent DNA helicase, yielding MSSSPSINSIKSALKEIWGYEDFRAPQEEIISSLISQQDALIIMPTGGGKSICFQLPALMQTGLTLVVSPLVALMENQVKELRDRNLPAALLHSELSSQQKWQTLQLLDRQQLRLLYLSPETLLSPKVWSKLCNPQLQINGIILDEAHCLVQWGDTFRPTYRRLGTVRPALLKCKPQGTKIAIAAFTATADIEAQKTITQVLQLQQPAAFKQNPYRQNLHLKVQIAWTPKGRKQQLLNVIKAKPEETGLIYVRTRRDSEKLVEWLSNLGYKTAAYHAGLSPEERREIENNWLSSKIPFVVCTSAFGMGINQPHVRKT
- a CDS encoding GNAT family N-acetyltransferase, with the protein product MKIYELHHERRNEILLSTDKSKLDITTIYNFLKTSYWAKDVLISVVEKSINNSLCFGVYEFDKQIGFARVISDYATFAYFSDVFILEAYRGQGLGTWLIKSILLYSELQNLRTWLLSTADAHELYRQFGFENLPAPERMMVISGSSAYR